From Sphingorhabdus sp. SMR4y:
CAACCGGACCGAGCTTTCGGCGTTGCTGGACGGGATTTTCTCGACCCGGCCGATCGCGCACTGGATGGAACTGCTGCAAGGAGAGATGCCGGTCTCGCCGGTGTATGAACTCGATCAGGCTCTGGACAATCCCTGGCTTGAAACGATCGGCATGCGGGACACGGTCAGCCATCCGGACAGACCGGAGATGGATGTTCTGTCCAGTCCGATCAAGCTGAACGGCGAGCGGCTGCCCAACAGGGCGGGGCCTCTTCTGGGAGCTGACAATGACAGCATATTGGGCGAGATCGGATATGATGCGGACGCCATTGCAGAGCTTCGCGCCGGCGGGGTGATCTGATCCGATGGGGAAATTATCCGGCATAAAAGTTGTTGATCTCTCGCTGTTCCTGCCGGGACCGATGCTGTCGATGATGATGGCAGATCACGGCGCGCAAGTGATCAAGGTCGAGCCACCGACCGGCGACCCGGCAAGAGAGATGGAACCGGTCGAGGCCGGCCAATCGGTCTGGTTCCGCAATCTCAATCGCGGCAAGCAGGCGCTGGCACTGGATCTCAAGTCGGAGGAAGGCCGCGAGCGACTATGGGCCTTGCTGGCCGAGGCCGATGTGATGATCGAGGGCTTTCGGCCCGGCGTGATGAAGCGGCTGGGTTTCGATTATGATGCGGTTGCCGCAAAAAATCCCCGAATCGTCTATTGCTCGATTTCCGCCTTTGGTCAGGAAGGCGAGATGGCGCATCATCCGGCCCATGATCTGGCGGTGCAGGCATTGTCGGGTTTCCTTTCGGTCAATGACGGACCAGACGGCATGCCGGTCGTACCGGGCGTGCCGTCGGCAGATATGGCAGCGGGTCTGAACGGATTGTCCGCAGTGCTGATGGCCTTGATCGGCCGGGAGCAAAGCGGCCGCGGCGATTATGTCGATATTGCCATGTATGATTCGATGTTGCCATGGTGCGCCCATATTGCGGGCAGCGCGATACAGGGCGGAAACGCACCAAGGTCACAGACGCAACGCTCTCTCGGCGGGGCTGCTTTCTACAATGTCTACAAGACGATCGATGACAAGCATGTCGTGCTCGGCGCCCGTGAAATCAAATTTGCGAAAGTGCTGCTCACCGCCCTCGACCGGCCTGATCTGCTGCCGCTCGCGGAAATGGAGGCCGGCGAGGCGCAAAGACCGCTGACCGACTTCCTCCGGGAGACATTCGCGACCAGAAGCCGCGATCAGTGGGTGGAGTGGTTTGCCGACAAGGACGTCGCATTCTCACCCGTGCTCGATTTCCGCGAAGCGCTGGATCAGGATTTCGTAAAGGACAAGGGGCTGCTGGTCGAAGCCGACGGCTGGCACCAGATCGGCCCGTCCTTCCGCTTCAAATCGGAAGAGCCATGGCAGGCTTCCGACGCACCGGAATTGCGCAAATGAAGGCTTCAGTCCACCTCGATATGCATGGCATAGGCAAAGCGTTCGCCGGGGTGGTAACTGGCCGAGATTTCAAACAGCCGGCCGTTCTCGTCAAAAAAGCAGCGCAGGATGCGCAGGATCGGATCACCTTCTTCAATCCCCAGATCGGCGGCAAATTTTTTCGTCGCCGCAATCGCCTGAATATCCTGGGTCACTCGGTTAACCGTGATCTGGGCATATTCTTCGA
This genomic window contains:
- a CDS encoding CaiB/BaiF CoA transferase family protein, translated to MGKLSGIKVVDLSLFLPGPMLSMMMADHGAQVIKVEPPTGDPAREMEPVEAGQSVWFRNLNRGKQALALDLKSEEGRERLWALLAEADVMIEGFRPGVMKRLGFDYDAVAAKNPRIVYCSISAFGQEGEMAHHPAHDLAVQALSGFLSVNDGPDGMPVVPGVPSADMAAGLNGLSAVLMALIGREQSGRGDYVDIAMYDSMLPWCAHIAGSAIQGGNAPRSQTQRSLGGAAFYNVYKTIDDKHVVLGAREIKFAKVLLTALDRPDLLPLAEMEAGEAQRPLTDFLRETFATRSRDQWVEWFADKDVAFSPVLDFREALDQDFVKDKGLLVEADGWHQIGPSFRFKSEEPWQASDAPELRK